From the genome of Papaver somniferum cultivar HN1 chromosome 2, ASM357369v1, whole genome shotgun sequence, one region includes:
- the LOC113350617 gene encoding F-box protein SKIP23 codes for MIDDARSYCEHVIYYKSLFYAVNKKGSLAICDVNGIAPLVTLMSPVLPFSVSNADVLYLVASSAELLLVTRYLDLVHDPLVEFASYKTVGFNAFQLDVSSIPKWVEVKSLGDQMLFLGTNSSLCLLASEFSGCQGNSIYFTNDCSEANDDGIHGNHDSGVFNMGDRSIEALPYCTTGYDWSFLPPPVWLTPNPW; via the coding sequence ATGATAGATGATGCTCGATCTTACTGTGAACATGTTATCTATTACAAAAGCCTATTCTACGCCGTAAACAAGAAAGGATCTCTTGCAATTTGTGATGTTAATGGTATTGCTCCGCTAGTGACACTAATGTCACCGGTATTGCCCTTCTCTGTTTCTAATGCTGATGTGCTATATTTGGTTGCTTCATCTGCTGAATTATTGCTAGTTACAAGGTATCTTGACCTTGTACACGATCCTTTGGTCGAATTTGCGTCCTATAAAACAGTTGGATTCAATGCTTTCCAATTAGATGTTAGCTCAATTCCTAAATGGGTTGAGGTAaaaagtttaggtgatcaaatgTTGTTCTTGGGTACAAATTCGTCATTGTGTTTATTAGCTTCTGAGTTTTCAGGATGCCAAGGGAATTCTATATATTTCACAAATGACTGCTCTGAAGCTAACGACGATGGAATACATGGGAACCATGATTCGGGCGTGTTCAATATGGGAGATCGTAGTATTGAAGCATTACCATATTGTACTACTGGCTATGACTGGTCGTTTTTGCCTCCTCCTGTATGGCTTACACCTAACCCATGGTAA